The following proteins come from a genomic window of Malus domestica chromosome 02, GDT2T_hap1:
- the LOC103415377 gene encoding ACT domain-containing protein ACR1, whose translation MEIIYQPYIDPEFEYLIERIYPPWVCIDNDSYKDCTLVKVDSANKHGILLEMVQVLTDLDLLISKSYISSDGGWFMDVFHVTDQLGNKITDESLILYIQQALCARRGEISKQARVCLRREVTPELKDLALEMTSKDRPGLMSEISAVLVELGCHITAAMAWTHSARAAGIFYIEDGLKGGPITDPVRLAHVEEQLENVIEAHHEEGEKRSVKLTTPAGGHTHTERRLHQLMYADDDYESCRGCDGGGSSAHKRGCDRTHVNIESCKEKGYWVVNVSCRDRPKLLFDTVCALTDLQYVVFHAVVSSRGTMADQEYFVRHKDGYTLNTESERHKLTLCLIAAIERRISQGLRLDLCAKNRMGLFSDITRVLREYGLSISRFSLGIHGEKAVGSIYVTDASGHDISPSTVEMVTKEIGESVIAVHKSQKWALQGSSSRTSQKAAKRREEEEEERPRFSLGGLVWSHLERLSSSFGPIRS comes from the exons atggAAATAATTTACCAGCCCTATATTGATCCGGAGTTCGAATACCTCATTGAAAGAATCTATCCTCCATG GGTTTGTATCGATAATGACTCATACAAAGATTGCACGCTTGTGAAG GTTGACAGTGCAAACAAGCACGGGATTTTACTGGAAATGGTCCAAGTTTTGACTGATCTTGATCTTCTTATTTCTAAGTCGTACATATCATCCGATGGTGGATGGTTTATGGACG TGTTCCACGTGACGGACCAACTCGGAAACAAAATCACTGACGAAAGCCTCATACTCTATATTCAGCAG GCACTGTGTGCAAGGAGAGGTGAGATTTCAAAACAGGCGAGAGTATGCCTACGAAGAGAAGTGACACCGGAACTGAAGGACTTGGCCTTAGAGATGACCAGCAAGGACCGACCGGGACTCATGTCCGAAATATCAGCGGTCCTTGTGGAGTTGGGCTGCCACATTACTGCTGCCATGGCTTGGACCCACAGTGCCCGGGCAGCCGGCATTTTCTACATCGAAGACGGGCTGAAAGGAGGGCCAATTACGGACCCAGTAAGACTTGCCCATGTAGAGGAGCAGCTGGAGAATGTGATTGAGGCCCATCATGAGGAGGGTGAGAAGAGGAGCGTAAAGCTGACCACCCCGGCGGGCGGCCACACCCACACGGAGCGGCGGCTACACCAGTTGATGTATGCTGATGACGACTACGAAAGCTGTCGTGGTTGCGACGGAGGTGGTAGTAGTGCACACAAGAGGGGTTGCGATCGGACACATGTGAACATCGAGAGTTGTAAGGAGAAAGGGTATTGGGTTGTGAACGTGAGCTGCCGAGACCGTCCTAAGCTACTGTTTGACACGGTGTGCGCCCTAACCGACTTGCAGTACGTGGTGTTCCATGCGGTGGTTTCCTCCAGGGGCACCATGGCTGATCAG GAGTATTTTGTACGGCACAAGGACGGATACACTTTGAACACAGAGAGTGAAAGACACAAGCTTACCCTGTGCTTGATTGCGGCAATAGAGAGGAGGATCTCACAG GGACTGAGGCTAGACCTCTGTGCCAAAAACCGAATGGGGCTGTTTTCTGACATCACTAGGGTTCtgagagagtacgggttatcaATATCAAGATTCTCACTTGGAATACACGGTGAGAAAGCTGTAGGATCAATCTATGTCACAGATGCCTCAGGACACGATATAAGTCCGAGCACGGTGGAGATGGTGACAAAGGAGATTGGAGAATCCGTCATCGCAGTTCACAAATCACAGAAGTGGGCTCTTCAGGGTTCCTCGTCGAGGACGAGCCAGAAGGCAGccaaaagaagagaagaagaagaagaagaaagaccaAGATTTTCACTTGGAGGCTTGGTTTGGTCTCATCTGGAGCGTCTTTCCAGCAGTTTTGGACCCATAAGATCATAA
- the LOC114820991 gene encoding uncharacterized protein, with translation MESYSSSSTTSSTTTYLSQTTQPTKDPLHSVRKSSSKPRKKPAVAPLPPTLPRVYKVDPINFRELVHSLTTAPEFLEPRSLQSVAPPPIDTNMSSLPINVPSSSQIENVSSAPNHVSSCCSSAATEISSPYSVIYKELSDTLELSPMPRHEKVQDSTVDSSCLRLNLQSPSSNHWVSWESVHPGR, from the coding sequence ATGGAATCCTATTCCTCTTCCTCCACAacctcctccaccaccacaTACTTGTCCCAAACCACGCAACCCACAAAGGATCCACTCCACTCTGTCCGAAAATCTTCGTCGAAGCCAAGGAAGAAGCCTGCAGTTGCACCACTTCCACCAACCCTACCAAGAGTCTACAAAGTCGACCCCATTAACTTCAGGGAGCTTGTCCACAGCCTCACCACCGCGCCAGAGTTTTTAGAGCCTCGGTCTCTCCAAAGCGTTGCGCCTCCGCCTATCGATACCAATATGTCCTCTCTACCAATTAATGTCCCTTCTTCTTCGCAGATCGAAAATGTGTCCTCTGCTCCAAACCATGTTTCTTCTTGTTGTTCTTCAGCTGCAACTGAAATCAGTTCACCATATTCCGTGATATACAAGGAACTGTCGGATACATTGGAGCTGAGTCCGATGCCTCGCCATGAGAAAGTGCAAGATAGCACGGTGGACTCGAGTTGTCTGAGACTGAATTTGCAGTCGCCGTCTTCCAATCATTGGGTTTCTTGGGAATCTGTCCACCCTGGAAGATAG
- the LOC103415374 gene encoding protein PHLOEM PROTEIN 2-LIKE A10-like: MDLQLAINGVDFSRKRTKWLVVAAALGFSGYGVYRLYHLPSVSQKRKRILKLLGALVSVAEVVSDSAESIGVVSKDLKDFLKSDSDKIPNSLKQLSKIARCDEFSESVVTVTQAVSLGVLRGYGLNTTSDGDGGDSSFTDQVMDKLFTKAGSGFASVVVGNFARNVVLAFYSDGKSGGGSNSNNSSSMDDYVTEMDDVPRWVDVVSSEKFRDLIGDCIQLFVSTAVAVYLDKTMGINTYDDIFSGLTNSKHETKVRDMLSSVCNGAVETLIRTSHQVLTDSTSNANPSKSNSSSYLAIDEGSTPTRDEGLRQQALSLHSKARNVENERNNSGWVGKVSTTLAVPSNRRFVLDVTGRVTSETVRSFLEFLLDRLNDGMKKCVNSVREETVDRGLEVVRYAAAKSSVIATISLSLCLHILDSPWALVPS, from the coding sequence ATGGACCTGCAATTGGCGATAAACGGTGTCGATTTTTCCCGGAAAAGGACGAAGTGGCTCGTTGTAGCGGCCGCTTTAGGCTTCTCCGGTTATGGTGTGTATAGGTTATATCACTTGCCTTCAGTATctcagaaaagaaagagaattttAAAGCTTCTAGGGGCATTAGTTTCCGTAGCTGAAGTAGTTTCTGACTCTGCTGAGTCAATTGGAGTTGTGTCTAAGGATTTGAAGGACTTTCTGAAGTCTGATTCTGATAAAATTCCAAATAGTTTAAAGCAATTATCGAAAATCGCTAGGTGTGATGAGTTTTCGGAATCTGTTGTTACGGTCACGCAGGctgtaagtttgggggtattgcGGGGTTATGGATTGAACACAACGAGTGATGGGGATGGTGGAGATTCAAGCTTTACAGACCAGGTTATGGATAAGCTTTTTACCAAGGCCGGGTCGGGTTTTGCTTCTGTTGTTGTTGGAAACTTTGCTAGGAATGTGGTATTAGCTTTCTATTCAGATGGGAAGTCTGGTGGAGGATCTAACTCAAACAATTCGTCGAGTATGGACGATTATGTGACGGAAATGGATGATGTTCCGAGATGGGTGGATGTGGTTTCGAGCGAAAAGTTCAGAGACTTGATTGGTGATTGTATCCAGTTATTTGTAAGCACAGCTGTTGCGGTTTATCTTGACAAGACCATGGGTATCAACACCTATGATGACATCTTTTCTGGGTTAACCAACTCCAAGCATGAAACAAAAGTGAGAGACATGCTGTCGTCTGTCTGCAATGGCGCGGTGGAAACTCTTATCAGAACATCTCACCAAGTATTAACAGATTCAACTTCAAATGCAAACCCTTCGAAATCAAACTCGAGTTCCTATTTGGCAATTGATGAAGGCTCAACTCCAACTAGAGACGAGGGCTTGAGGCAACAGGCATTATCGTTGCATTCAAAGGCAAGAAATGTGGAGAATGAGAGGAACAATAGCGGTTGGGTTGGTAAAGTGTCCACTACTTTGGCAGTGCCAAGCAACCGGCGGTTTGTTCTTGATGTCACCGGGAGGGTTACATCTGAAACAGTCAGATCATTCCTGGAGTTTTTGTTGGACAGACTAAACGATGGGATGAAAAAATGCGTTAATTCTGTTCGTGAGGAAACCGTGGACAGGGGTCTTGAGGTAGTGAGATATGCTGCTGCAAAATCTTCTGTTATTGCTACTATATCTCTGTCTTTGTGCTTACACATACTTGACAGTCCATGGGCATTGGTTCCATCTTAG
- the LOC103415376 gene encoding uncharacterized protein, with the protein MSWLAKSIANSLKLDDDDDDDYHGPNPSSNNDRDPNSTRPESGSPSAPTVKGDISELTNTLTRQFWGVASFLAPPPDPTTPPAPKASDPAHPSDPPSDEDVIAGIRSDFAEIGGKFKTGISKLSSNIGVSEFTKIASNLLQFGSEEEAEAAGAALGVTQEVLAFVRNISLHPETWLDFPLSDDDEDSDDFELSDVQQEHALAVERLAPSLAALRIELCPEHMSEAHFWMIYFVLLHPRLSKHDAELLSTPKIVEARGMLSHQLKKGTSDKPETYISGSDAIYAKGVSDSPKEHHLSVPPSAESDLAPPNTSTTRSAPLPQAVDVETDKHPVQSSEIQIIDKPVIEEGPVKETKYQLPLSNSSSKVVDEKYEDDGDDWLKEETSEMDGVGGTSIPIENDEDVSFSDLEDDGDVPSSYKKVTSGSDSSAKDSRDWVQLSRASADLDRDSNSVEIRHSGSGQVSARKLETKESNDWLDIEDIDVI; encoded by the exons ATGTCATGGCTGGCAAAATCCATCGCCAACTCACTCAAGctcgacgacgacgacgacgacgattaCCACGGCCCAAACCCTAGCTCCAACAATGACAGAGACCCAAATTCAACCCGACCCGAATCCGGTTCACCATCAGCTCCCACCGTCAAAGGTGACATCTCCGAGCTCACCAATACCCTAACCCGCCAGTTCTGGGGCGTCGCATCCTTCCTCGCCCCGCCTCCTGATCCCACCACCCCTCCTGCTCCCAAAGCGTCCGACCCTGCCCATCCCTCCGATCCACCCTCCGACGAGGACGTGATCGCCGGAATCCGCAGCGACTTCGCGGAGATCGGCGGGAAGTTCAAGACCGGCATCTCGAAGCTGTCGAGTAACATAGGGGTTTCGGAGTTCACTAAGATCGCGTCGAATTTGCTGCAGTTTGGATCGGAAGAGGAAGCGGAGGCAGCTGGCGCTGCTCTTGGTGTGACCCAGGAAGTTCTTGCGTTCGTCAGGAATATCTCTTTGCATCCGGAGACTTGGCTCGATTTCCCCCTCTCCGATGACGACGAAGATTCAGATG ATTTTGAATTGTCTGATGTTCAACAAGAGCATGCGCTGGCTGTTGAACGGCTTGCGCCATCGTTGGCTGCTCTCAGAATTGAACTGTGCCCTGAGCATATGAGTGAGGCTCACTTTTGGATGATTTACTTCGTGCTCTTGCATCCTAGACTCAGTAAACATGACGCCGAGCTTTTGTCTACACCCAAG ATAGTGGAAGCTAGAGGCATGTTGTCTCATCAGCTGAAGAAGGGAACTAGTGATAAGCCAGAGACATACATTTCAGGAAGTGACGCTATTTATGCGAAAGGAGTTTCTGATTCCCCAAAAGAACACCATCTTTCTGTACCACCTAGTGCTGAATCTGACTTAGCACCTCCCAATACATCTACCACCAGATCAGCTCCTCTCCCACAGGCAGTTGATGTTGAGACAGACAAGCACCCGGTCCAGAGTAGTGAAATCCAAATTATTGACAAGCCTGTTATTGAGGAAGGACCTGTGAAGGAGACCAAATATCAGCTGCCactctctaattcttcctctAAAGTCGTGGATGAGAAATATGAGGATGATGGTGATGATTGGTTGAAAGAGGAAACCTCAGAGATGGATGGTGTTGGTGGAACCTCCATCCCTATAGAGAATGATGAGGATGTATCATTCAGTGATCTTGAGGATGATGGAGATGTGCCATCAAGTTACAAGAAGGTCACATCTGGCTCTGATTCTTCGGCAAAAGACTCAAGAGATTGGGTTCAGCTTAGCAGAGCCTCTGCCGATTTGGATAGGGACAGCAACTCTGTTGAGATTAGACATTCTGGGTCTGGCCAGGTAAGTGCTCGTAAATTGGAGACCAAAGAATCGAATGACTGGCTTGACATTGAAGACATTGATGTTATATGA